A stretch of Chitinophaga caeni DNA encodes these proteins:
- a CDS encoding RagB/SusD family nutrient uptake outer membrane protein codes for MKYIYILVTACSVMVCSSCNDWLDIKPDRSLVIPETIDDYYSLLNNGAKLNSSYPCLGLFATTSFYVTEQVFGNGFIDWQKNAYSWTESTPYNNLPDWNTAYSRILLCNLVIEGMNAINPPISNTEYERFRSVIGQAHFFRAINYFALAQIFSNPYNPSSDNQELTIPIKISTNINEVLKNSRVVDLYNFIINDLRIAVDYLPMGSEYFTRPNKLAVWALFSRIYLSMSNYESSKKYSDSLLSNYSHLMNYNNIDNVGTYPFSRIEENSEIIFYNTLYPFSSSRLIIDSNLIKKFDDNDLRKELFFKYNASGQASYIGSYAGSGLQFGGLAVDEIYLNRAESNARIGNLKESIEDINTLLIQRFKTGTYIPVSHSIGKDSIIKLVIEERRKELIFRGVRWYDVRRLTTVGEYNNTEKRVINGEEYLLEPRSFKYTFPIPHSVIEGTKLAQNEGWDK; via the coding sequence ATGAAATACATTTATATATTAGTTACGGCTTGTTCGGTTATGGTTTGTTCATCTTGTAATGATTGGTTAGATATTAAGCCAGATAGATCTTTAGTTATTCCAGAAACTATAGATGATTATTACTCTTTATTGAATAACGGAGCAAAATTAAATAGCTCATATCCGTGTTTGGGTTTATTTGCAACAACATCTTTCTATGTTACTGAACAAGTATTTGGGAATGGTTTTATTGATTGGCAAAAAAATGCTTATTCATGGACAGAATCGACACCATACAACAATTTGCCGGATTGGAATACGGCATATTCCAGAATATTGTTATGCAATCTCGTAATTGAGGGAATGAATGCCATTAACCCTCCAATATCAAATACGGAATATGAGCGTTTCAGGTCCGTAATTGGGCAAGCACATTTTTTTAGGGCTATCAATTATTTTGCACTAGCACAAATATTTTCTAATCCCTATAATCCTTCTTCAGATAATCAAGAATTGACAATTCCTATAAAAATTAGTACGAACATAAACGAAGTATTAAAAAACTCAAGAGTTGTCGATCTATATAATTTTATAATTAATGATCTTAGAATAGCTGTAGATTATCTACCAATGGGTTCGGAATATTTTACAAGACCTAATAAATTAGCCGTTTGGGCATTATTTTCGAGGATATATCTAAGTATGTCAAATTATGAATCCAGCAAAAAGTATTCAGATTCTCTATTGTCAAATTATTCTCATTTAATGAATTACAATAATATTGATAATGTTGGAACTTATCCTTTCAGTAGAATTGAAGAAAATAGTGAAATTATATTCTATAATACTCTTTATCCTTTTTCTAGCAGTAGACTAATTATTGATTCTAATCTAATAAAGAAATTTGATGATAATGACCTGCGAAAGGAGCTGTTTTTTAAATACAATGCAAGTGGACAGGCTTCGTATATCGGTTCGTATGCTGGTAGTGGGTTACAATTCGGCGGCTTAGCTGTTGACGAGATTTATCTAAATAGAGCGGAATCTAATGCTAGGATTGGTAATTTAAAAGAATCTATTGAAGATATAAATACCTTATTAATACAAAGATTCAAGACAGGGACATACATACCTGTATCTCATTCAATTGGTAAAGACAGTATTATTAAACTAGTTATTGAAGAGAGACGGAAGGAGCTGATTTTTAGGGGTGTTCGCTGGTACGATGTTAGAAGACTTACTACCGTAGGAGAATACAATAATACAGAAAAAAGAGTTATTAACGGAGAAGAGTATTTATTAGAACCAAGATCTTTTAAATATACATTTCCAATACCTCATAGTGTAATTGAAGGTACCAAATTGGCTCAAAATGAAGGTTGGGATAAATAA
- a CDS encoding FecR family protein, whose protein sequence is MNWEPEHIHQLMTEKLAGTISAPQEQYLDELIENDAVAREKWEEISKPFKTEDINNRFERFSAKNHPIDFASIIPGEKKGKRNIIKPVIITTASIAACIAIVFFLLNPNRNNSMIFSNSETWNDTAAYTQLKLSNGDIINLGMDTGLVAVGSSKMNNLNRTLSYHVNEDLPAGISTLMVPIGLNYKITLSDGTEVWLNSQTRMQFPFKFNSKQREVAIHGEAYLKVTRDAKHPFIVHLDDKRVEVLGTEFNVNDYNKDKVAVSLVNGSVKMHTADASIVLQPGKQVTVTPGEKSALKQEPFDAKKVLGWRDGIYYFDNARLEEICKVLPRWYGITVVMDNNTIAGTLFSGTVDRNQKIDIFLENLSLTAGVQSYFDSKGILHFKES, encoded by the coding sequence ATGAATTGGGAGCCAGAACATATTCACCAACTCATGACCGAGAAATTGGCAGGCACCATCAGCGCACCGCAGGAACAATACCTCGATGAGCTGATCGAGAATGATGCCGTTGCCAGGGAAAAGTGGGAAGAAATATCCAAACCCTTCAAAACGGAAGATATCAACAACCGTTTCGAAAGGTTTAGTGCAAAAAACCACCCGATCGATTTTGCCAGTATCATCCCCGGCGAAAAAAAGGGAAAGCGCAATATCATCAAACCGGTTATCATTACTACCGCCAGTATTGCGGCCTGTATCGCTATCGTCTTCTTTTTGTTGAACCCTAACCGGAACAATTCAATGATTTTCAGCAATTCCGAAACTTGGAATGATACAGCGGCTTACACGCAATTAAAATTATCCAACGGCGATATCATTAACCTCGGTATGGATACCGGCCTCGTAGCCGTGGGAAGTAGCAAGATGAATAATTTAAACCGTACTTTAAGCTACCATGTAAATGAAGATCTACCCGCGGGTATCAGTACCCTGATGGTACCTATAGGCTTAAACTACAAGATCACCCTCAGCGATGGAACCGAAGTTTGGCTCAATTCGCAGACACGCATGCAGTTTCCCTTTAAATTTAACAGCAAACAACGGGAGGTAGCCATTCACGGCGAAGCCTACCTAAAAGTAACGCGGGATGCGAAACACCCATTCATAGTACATCTCGATGATAAGCGCGTGGAAGTATTAGGTACAGAGTTTAACGTCAATGATTATAACAAGGATAAAGTTGCCGTCTCATTGGTAAACGGTTCCGTAAAAATGCATACCGCCGATGCATCCATAGTGTTGCAGCCGGGCAAACAAGTAACCGTTACGCCCGGGGAAAAGTCCGCTTTAAAACAAGAACCTTTCGATGCAAAGAAAGTATTGGGATGGCGCGATGGCATATATTATTTTGATAATGCCAGGCTGGAAGAAATTTGCAAGGTACTGCCCAGGTGGTACGGCATAACGGTGGTGATGGATAACAATACGATCGCCGGTACGCTCTTTAGCGGTACAGTGGACCGAAATCAAAAGATCGATATATTCTTGGAAAATCTTAGTTTAACAGCCGGCGTTCAATCTTATTTTGATAGCAAAGGAATATTGCATTTCAAAGAATCATGA
- a CDS encoding FecR family protein, with protein MKMKYSQNFIHRKMTEKLAGMLPASEEQWLDDLIKSDPVVRDTWLELQKNFTKEDREQLCSRFNGELHPIDFASIPPNVLEKPQSSITRYLLAACAAAAAIIISILVIRPGNRQVDQSVTYTYHRQGWEDTAQFTQLQLSNGRVVNLGKVSGNFIVDSVSLNGQNSTLSFREDLPLPSGINSVIVPVGKSYKVILGDGSEVWLNSQSLLDFPFRFDGASREISISGEAYVKVAQDADKPFIVHMDDGDIQVLGTEFNVNAYEEPSVKISLVKGAIKYVNKSTSIRLQPGKQLQMTRGKSNKIVDFDIDKTTAWRDGKYYFENASLEDICKILPRWYGVTVIMDQQQIQDIPFSGSMDRVQPLKIFLENLSLTANVKYYMQDGKVHFY; from the coding sequence ATGAAAATGAAATATTCACAAAATTTCATCCATCGTAAAATGACTGAAAAGCTCGCGGGAATGCTTCCTGCTTCCGAAGAGCAGTGGCTGGATGATTTGATAAAAAGTGACCCGGTGGTTCGAGATACCTGGCTCGAACTGCAAAAGAATTTTACGAAGGAGGACAGGGAACAACTTTGCAGCCGCTTTAACGGGGAGCTGCATCCCATTGATTTTGCCTCAATACCCCCCAATGTTTTGGAAAAACCCCAAAGCAGTATTACGAGGTACCTGCTTGCTGCATGCGCTGCTGCTGCGGCCATCATAATTTCTATCCTGGTGATTAGACCCGGTAACCGGCAAGTGGACCAGTCCGTTACCTATACTTACCACCGGCAAGGATGGGAAGATACGGCACAGTTTACGCAACTACAGCTTTCGAACGGCAGGGTCGTTAACCTGGGTAAGGTCAGCGGTAATTTCATAGTTGATAGCGTTTCCCTGAATGGTCAAAACAGTACCCTTAGCTTCCGGGAAGACTTGCCGCTTCCCAGTGGCATAAACTCGGTGATCGTTCCGGTTGGGAAAAGCTATAAAGTAATATTGGGCGATGGCTCAGAGGTGTGGCTAAATTCCCAGTCCTTGCTCGACTTCCCATTCAGGTTCGATGGTGCGAGCCGGGAAATATCTATTTCCGGCGAGGCTTACGTAAAAGTGGCGCAAGATGCTGATAAACCGTTTATCGTTCACATGGATGATGGAGATATACAGGTTCTCGGTACCGAGTTTAACGTGAATGCATATGAAGAGCCGTCCGTGAAGATATCGCTGGTGAAAGGCGCCATCAAGTATGTCAATAAGTCTACTTCCATTCGTTTACAACCCGGCAAACAACTTCAAATGACCCGGGGAAAATCAAACAAGATCGTGGATTTTGATATTGATAAGACCACGGCATGGAGGGATGGTAAATATTATTTTGAAAATGCGAGCCTGGAAGATATTTGCAAGATATTACCACGTTGGTATGGTGTAACTGTTATCATGGATCAACAGCAGATACAAGATATCCCTTTTAGCGGTTCCATGGATCGCGTTCAACCCTTGAAAATTTTCTTGGAAAACTTGTCACTCACTGCTAACGTGAAATACTATATGCAGGATGGTAAAGTGCATTTCTACTAG
- a CDS encoding SusC/RagA family TonB-linked outer membrane protein has translation MIEDQTGLSFFYSTKYVKDQEEASAPGNNQKLDALLKRLFEGKSITWQYKEERIVLMPLKPEKYDMTLQDIRDMLVDTLIDVKGRVKGPDDLPIEGATISIVGTLRGAKSDAKGDFTLNNVPSTARIRVTYLGFDTVMVRANSASISNVVLRPSMVMLKAVETVSTGYQDLNKDRAPGSFFKMDNKLVNRAVSTSVMDRLVGVVSGMNYTTSSQLRQGQSSFSIRGFSTIRANANPLIVVDGFPLGNDVDPNGFIASLNPNDVESITVLKDAAAASIWGARSGNGVIVINTKSGKSAKKTNVSFNGNITVVSKPDLYYLPQMDAASSVEFESILYDRGYFDLYDDLYPLLNRYPAIPSLSEQYLKYRKGEITDAQLNSIIDDYKDNDLRKDISKYLYQDGINQQYAVNVSGASLKHNYYLSFGYDKNRGNSVGDENERYTIAARNTMKVGSRVEISLNTNIARIETKSNSESFGSLPNYYKLKDKDGNNLAVPVLGSGLRDAYIDTVGYPELLDWHYVPLNELEYNDISSKLNDIRVGASIRYNIISGLNVELRSQYQYRNTKNVNNNSIESYYVRNLINKFQYVDNNGNVQNPIPIGNILGNRNSDYNSWNVRGSINYINNSLGDFKINSTTGAEMREGSTDVNGSIFYGFNPRTGQFKDIDYLNRYAVRPRGSSTLGNSLSTAYLIDRAISYFTSNAVTFNNKYTLSLSARMDGSNYFGVKANQRIIPLWSVGLLWNLYEEDFIKNKTWINELKFRATYGINGNTYSGVANYATISYSSTVDYVSQFSYAYLTTPPNRNLKWERVQMLNFGIDFSFFKRRVSGSLEYYNKRATDLIGNQRQNETTGISSLLTNYASIKGYGIDLVLNSLNVDREMKWRTSLLLSYNNDRIIDYDEEATSAAGYVATQGILQKGKPLYSLYAYRWAGLNPENGDPMIYVGDKKTNFDEVLSKITIQDVKYIGPITPRVYGSIRNSFSYRNLELSFNMLYKFDYFFLRPSLIYSTLLSKYVGHKDFSQRWKKKGDEVHTNVPSFPESISGPRDSYYNYADINSERGDNIRFKDIRLTYSIPRKLNKLKKMPYSISVYSYVNDIGLIWKKNTVGIDPDYVNSLVSPISYSLGIKVDFL, from the coding sequence ATGATCGAGGATCAAACGGGTCTCAGCTTTTTTTATTCAACCAAGTATGTAAAAGACCAGGAAGAAGCGAGCGCGCCCGGCAACAACCAAAAATTGGATGCTTTACTGAAGCGCCTTTTCGAAGGTAAGAGCATCACTTGGCAGTACAAAGAAGAGCGGATCGTATTGATGCCCCTGAAACCGGAAAAATACGATATGACATTACAGGACATCCGGGACATGTTGGTTGATACATTAATTGATGTAAAAGGCAGGGTAAAAGGCCCTGACGATTTGCCCATTGAGGGTGCTACCATTTCTATTGTGGGTACCCTCCGTGGAGCAAAAAGTGACGCTAAAGGAGATTTTACTTTAAACAATGTCCCCTCCACCGCGAGGATAAGGGTAACTTACCTGGGGTTCGACACGGTAATGGTAAGAGCGAACTCGGCGAGTATTTCGAATGTAGTATTGAGACCGAGCATGGTGATGTTGAAGGCAGTAGAAACCGTTTCGACAGGTTACCAGGATTTGAATAAGGATCGGGCGCCGGGATCGTTTTTTAAGATGGATAATAAATTAGTGAACAGGGCCGTGTCTACAAGCGTGATGGATCGTTTAGTAGGCGTGGTGAGCGGTATGAATTATACGACGAGCTCGCAATTGAGGCAAGGGCAAAGTAGTTTTAGTATTAGGGGGTTTAGTACAATCAGGGCGAATGCTAACCCTTTAATTGTAGTAGATGGGTTTCCGCTGGGAAACGATGTAGATCCCAACGGGTTTATTGCCAGTTTAAATCCAAATGATGTTGAAAGTATCACGGTATTAAAGGATGCCGCCGCCGCGTCAATCTGGGGAGCTAGAAGCGGAAACGGCGTAATAGTAATCAATACAAAAAGTGGTAAGAGTGCAAAAAAAACAAATGTTTCATTTAATGGAAATATTACGGTCGTTTCTAAACCGGATTTATATTATCTACCCCAGATGGATGCAGCAAGCAGTGTAGAGTTCGAATCAATTTTATATGATCGCGGCTATTTTGATTTGTACGATGATTTATATCCCTTGCTCAATCGCTATCCTGCGATACCCTCGCTTTCCGAACAATATTTAAAGTATAGAAAAGGTGAAATTACTGATGCGCAATTAAATAGTATTATAGATGATTATAAGGATAATGATTTAAGAAAGGATATAAGTAAATACTTATATCAAGATGGCATTAACCAGCAATATGCTGTGAATGTAAGCGGTGCAAGTCTTAAGCATAATTACTATTTATCTTTTGGTTATGATAAGAATAGGGGGAATTCGGTGGGAGATGAGAACGAGCGATATACAATTGCTGCTAGGAATACGATGAAAGTAGGGAGTAGGGTTGAAATCAGTTTAAATACAAATATTGCAAGGATTGAAACTAAATCAAATTCTGAAAGTTTTGGATCACTACCTAATTACTATAAATTGAAAGATAAAGATGGGAATAATTTGGCTGTTCCGGTTTTAGGTAGTGGTTTACGTGATGCTTACATTGACACTGTAGGTTATCCGGAATTGCTAGACTGGCATTATGTGCCGTTGAATGAACTTGAGTATAACGATATTAGTTCGAAGTTGAACGATATAAGAGTTGGAGCAAGTATCAGGTATAATATTATATCTGGACTGAATGTTGAGCTCAGATCGCAATATCAATATAGGAATACCAAGAATGTAAATAACAATTCCATTGAAAGTTATTATGTAAGAAATTTAATAAATAAATTTCAGTATGTAGATAATAACGGAAACGTGCAAAATCCAATTCCCATTGGAAATATTTTAGGCAATAGAAACAGTGATTATAATTCTTGGAATGTTAGAGGGTCGATTAATTATATTAATAATAGCTTAGGTGATTTTAAGATTAATTCTACGACTGGAGCAGAGATGAGAGAAGGTAGTACGGATGTTAATGGCTCAATTTTTTATGGATTCAATCCAAGGACTGGACAGTTTAAAGATATTGATTATTTGAATCGATATGCTGTAAGACCCAGAGGTTCATCTACTTTAGGAAACTCATTAAGTACCGCCTATTTAATAGACCGAGCAATAAGTTATTTTACATCTAATGCAGTTACCTTTAATAATAAATATACACTTTCCTTAAGTGCCCGTATGGATGGTTCTAATTATTTTGGTGTTAAAGCAAATCAAAGGATTATACCACTATGGTCAGTGGGGCTTTTATGGAATCTTTATGAGGAGGATTTTATTAAGAATAAGACTTGGATAAATGAATTGAAATTTCGAGCTACATATGGTATAAATGGTAATACCTACAGTGGAGTTGCTAATTATGCAACTATCAGCTATTCTTCAACAGTAGATTATGTTAGTCAATTTAGTTATGCTTATTTAACTACTCCGCCAAATAGAAATTTGAAATGGGAACGAGTACAAATGCTAAATTTTGGAATTGATTTTTCATTCTTTAAGCGTAGAGTGTCAGGAAGTTTGGAATATTATAATAAGAGGGCTACTGATTTAATTGGAAATCAAAGGCAAAATGAAACTACTGGGATAAGTTCATTATTGACAAACTATGCATCAATAAAGGGGTATGGTATTGATTTGGTATTAAATAGTTTAAATGTTGATCGCGAAATGAAATGGAGGACAAGTTTACTGTTGAGTTATAATAATGATCGTATAATTGATTATGATGAAGAAGCTACGAGTGCAGCTGGATATGTTGCAACACAAGGGATATTGCAGAAGGGGAAGCCTTTATACTCTTTATATGCATATAGGTGGGCTGGTTTGAACCCTGAGAATGGTGATCCAATGATTTATGTAGGTGATAAAAAAACAAATTTTGACGAAGTATTATCTAAGATAACAATTCAGGATGTCAAATATATTGGACCTATTACCCCTCGGGTATACGGATCAATTAGAAATTCGTTTTCTTATCGAAATTTGGAATTATCTTTTAATATGCTATATAAATTCGATTATTTCTTTTTAAGACCATCATTGATTTATAGTACTCTATTGTCGAAGTATGTTGGACATAAGGATTTCAGTCAAAGATGGAAGAAAAAGGGGGATGAGGTGCATACTAATGTTCCATCTTTTCCTGAATCGATCTCAGGTCCACGGGATTCTTATTATAACTATGCAGATATAAACTCTGAACGTGGTGATAATATTAGATTCAAGGATATTCGACTTACATATTCAATACCAAGAAAGTTGAATAAGTTAAAGAAGATGCCTTATTCTATTAGTGTATATAGTTATGTAAATGATATAGGGTTGATTTGGAAAAAGAATACGGTTGGGATTGATCCTGATTATGTTAATAGTCTTGTTAGTCCAATAAGCTACTCATTAGGAATTAAAGTAGATTTTCTTTAA
- the sucD gene encoding succinate--CoA ligase subunit alpha: MSVLVNKHSKVIVQGFTGTEGTFHATQMIEYGTNLVGGVTPGKGGNTHLGKPVFNTVADAVAATGADVSIIFVPPAFAADAIMEAADAGVGLVVCITEGIPVQDMIKAKNALVGKNTRLVGPNCPGVITAEEAKVGIMPGFIFKKGRIGIVSKSGTLTYEAADQVVKAGMGISTAIGIGGDPIIGTPTKDAVELLMNDPETDAIIMIGEIGGGMEAEAAKWIKENGTKPVVGFIAGQTAPPGRRMGHAGAIVGGADDTAAAKMKIMAECGVHVVESPADIGKKMAEVLGVTA, from the coding sequence ATGAGTGTTTTAGTAAATAAGCATAGCAAGGTGATTGTACAAGGATTTACCGGCACTGAAGGTACTTTCCACGCAACACAAATGATTGAATACGGAACCAACCTGGTGGGTGGTGTAACTCCCGGTAAAGGTGGTAACACGCATCTGGGTAAACCAGTATTCAATACCGTGGCTGATGCCGTAGCCGCTACCGGGGCCGATGTATCTATCATCTTCGTTCCTCCAGCATTTGCTGCCGATGCCATCATGGAAGCTGCTGATGCCGGTGTGGGCTTGGTGGTATGTATTACTGAAGGTATTCCCGTTCAGGATATGATCAAAGCTAAAAACGCCCTCGTTGGTAAAAATACACGCCTTGTTGGCCCTAACTGCCCGGGTGTTATCACCGCCGAAGAAGCAAAAGTGGGTATCATGCCCGGCTTTATCTTTAAAAAAGGACGTATCGGTATCGTTTCTAAATCCGGTACCTTGACATATGAAGCTGCTGACCAGGTGGTTAAAGCAGGTATGGGCATTTCCACTGCCATCGGTATCGGTGGGGACCCAATTATCGGTACCCCTACTAAAGATGCAGTAGAATTATTGATGAATGACCCCGAAACTGATGCTATTATCATGATTGGAGAGATCGGTGGTGGTATGGAAGCTGAAGCGGCTAAGTGGATCAAGGAAAATGGCACTAAGCCCGTTGTTGGTTTTATCGCCGGGCAAACTGCGCCTCCGGGTCGCCGTATGGGACATGCCGGGGCTATCGTTGGCGGCGCCGACGATACTGCTGCTGCCAAGATGAAAATCATGGCTGAATGCGGCGTGCACGTTGTAGAAAGTCCTGCCGATATCGGTAAGAAAATGGCCGAAGTTTTAGGTGTTACCGCTTAA
- a CDS encoding peroxiredoxin family protein: protein MRLILVLAFVVLAQFNNFSLGQDRQVESNEIKDSKIVLEGIVPREWLTVRIQGKDFIKDFGAVTSYDPNNIDTVIKVSNGRFYFTTNLNSPKFFMINAVPSIDFVAFGVLDSRYAGFHLLVEPGDSLNLLFAVGNKQSGNYTFGLDVFGKGAEKFWCTQQIVNNIGLFKYPIYSPRFDADYKGDKNLLVDSIMKVSSQVLNVINKTMDIYKDHVTKRAMNIIRAQYIPMFCYDIDEFFYYNKKIGLNYRDKKSLLLYNKYKNLISSSIVLDSSILYPPRGFKELIYKKIFVRYNMEHPENLIENSDKFSNRLYEYMLNNIDYEPVKNWIVCNYLWKCMYRFDESSRELYTAIDSFVGRLPDENNNRLKESLELEYKKFIKSSSGAIAYNFNLPDTNMFYHELKDYKGKLVLIDFMFTGCRGCIQMVPSLKKVEEEYKGRNIKFVSISISGSNNLRANSSHPAFVPGSLYLFTEDKHQYHPVIEHYNIVAYPTIVLIGRNGRIIERFKNIHADDGAHLRRVLNENL from the coding sequence ATGAGATTAATATTAGTATTAGCTTTTGTTGTATTAGCTCAATTTAACAATTTTTCTTTGGGTCAAGATAGACAGGTTGAATCCAATGAAATCAAAGACTCAAAAATTGTTCTAGAGGGGATTGTTCCAAGAGAGTGGTTAACTGTAAGAATTCAAGGTAAAGATTTTATAAAAGATTTTGGAGCTGTCACAAGTTATGATCCTAATAATATTGATACGGTTATTAAGGTTAGTAATGGGCGTTTTTATTTTACAACAAACCTTAATTCCCCAAAATTTTTTATGATAAATGCTGTTCCATCGATTGATTTCGTTGCTTTTGGTGTTCTCGATAGTAGATATGCTGGTTTTCATCTATTAGTTGAGCCAGGAGATAGTTTGAATTTATTGTTTGCGGTTGGAAATAAACAGTCGGGAAACTACACTTTCGGATTAGATGTGTTTGGTAAAGGGGCTGAGAAATTTTGGTGTACGCAGCAAATTGTAAATAATATTGGATTGTTTAAATATCCTATATATAGCCCTAGATTTGATGCCGATTACAAAGGAGATAAAAATCTATTAGTTGATTCAATAATGAAAGTGTCTAGTCAGGTTCTGAATGTTATCAATAAAACGATGGACATTTATAAAGATCATGTTACAAAAAGAGCTATGAATATTATCCGAGCGCAATATATACCAATGTTTTGTTATGATATTGATGAATTCTTCTATTATAATAAAAAGATAGGATTAAATTATAGAGACAAGAAATCACTCTTGTTATATAATAAATATAAAAACTTAATTAGTAGTTCCATCGTGTTAGACTCTTCAATTCTTTATCCTCCACGTGGATTTAAAGAGTTGATTTATAAGAAAATATTTGTTAGGTATAATATGGAGCATCCTGAAAATTTAATTGAAAATAGTGATAAATTTTCTAATAGGTTATACGAATATATGTTGAATAATATTGACTATGAGCCTGTAAAAAATTGGATTGTTTGCAATTATTTATGGAAATGTATGTACCGTTTTGATGAATCAAGTAGAGAATTATATACTGCAATAGATAGTTTCGTTGGTAGATTGCCAGATGAGAATAATAATAGACTTAAAGAATCCCTGGAATTAGAATATAAAAAATTTATCAAAAGTTCATCTGGCGCAATTGCTTATAATTTCAATTTGCCTGATACAAATATGTTTTATCATGAACTGAAGGATTATAAAGGAAAGTTAGTATTAATCGATTTTATGTTTACAGGTTGTAGGGGATGTATTCAAATGGTGCCTTCGTTAAAGAAGGTAGAGGAGGAATATAAAGGTAGGAACATTAAATTTGTTTCCATTTCTATATCCGGATCAAATAATCTTAGAGCTAATTCTAGCCATCCCGCCTTTGTGCCCGGCAGTCTGTATCTATTTACAGAAGATAAGCATCAATATCATCCAGTAATTGAACATTATAACATAGTCGCATATCCGACTATAGTATTAATCGGTAGAAATGGTCGTATTATTGAAAGGTTCAAGAATATTCATGCTGATGACGGAGCTCATTTGCGGAGAGTATTGAATGAAAATTTGTAA
- a CDS encoding MauE/DoxX family redox-associated membrane protein, whose translation MDTKSITLKRKINKKSIISRAIQEIITGLLIILWAYTGISKLMDHDETLFNMARSPFIDKYALFLSWLVPITELSLVVLLSINKFRLIGYYISLFLLTSFTIYIYAMLNYSYYLPCSCGGVLNKMTWQDHLYFNIGYTILTIIGILIISKTNK comes from the coding sequence ATGGATACTAAATCAATCACGCTGAAAAGAAAAATAAATAAGAAATCAATTATTTCAAGAGCTATACAAGAGATTATTACAGGGCTCTTAATCATTTTATGGGCATACACTGGTATTTCTAAATTAATGGATCATGATGAAACATTGTTTAACATGGCACGATCTCCGTTTATTGATAAATATGCACTTTTCTTATCATGGTTAGTACCCATTACAGAATTATCTCTGGTAGTATTACTATCTATCAATAAATTTAGACTAATTGGGTATTATATCTCATTATTTTTATTGACATCATTTACTATATATATATATGCCATGTTGAATTACAGCTACTATCTGCCTTGCTCATGTGGAGGAGTATTAAATAAGATGACATGGCAGGACCATTTATATTTCAATATTGGATATACCATTCTGACTATAATTGGAATATTAATTATAAGTAAAACAAACAAGTAA
- a CDS encoding DUF6624 domain-containing protein — MAWAIAQHSQDIHFQRKCLKLLEKTLATNEPEPVLYAELYDRICRNTNHKQKFGQAIIEKNGVKKFYPIENKPGVDARRASIGLVPLQVYANENHVEYKSEKSSRM, encoded by the coding sequence ATGGCATGGGCAATAGCCCAACACTCCCAGGACATCCACTTCCAACGAAAATGTTTGAAATTATTAGAGAAAACCCTGGCAACAAATGAACCCGAACCTGTATTATACGCAGAATTATACGACCGTATCTGTAGAAACACCAACCATAAACAAAAGTTTGGACAGGCCATTATCGAGAAAAACGGTGTGAAAAAATTCTATCCTATCGAGAATAAACCTGGCGTTGATGCCAGGAGGGCCTCAATCGGCTTGGTTCCTCTACAAGTTTACGCGAACGAAAACCACGTTGAATATAAAAGCGAAAAATCAAGTCGAATGTAA